A genomic stretch from Xenopus laevis strain J_2021 chromosome 6S, Xenopus_laevis_v10.1, whole genome shotgun sequence includes:
- the znf852.S gene encoding zinc finger protein 525, with protein MDSFDLKDEITEVIVDPDMYEDASGSEIESDQDDDQNGEDNYHEENQRDSSPPTHGRSLRKRQQYFCPECERCFKNNAELEGHRKMHRGDFQYHCDICDEKFKYKSELMVHQREHSSKSEEDVDYVVPTLSPQSSRNYDRSPERKRNFCLPVGDKPHKCNFCEKRFNDKSILEAHQRIHIGKLTYPCTKCDESFSKASLLAAHFNTHKDGKPFECDQCDKKFNDHSLLVAHKRTHTGEKPQKCNTCNKWFPNSASLAAHGECRSKPKPYQCRHCDKSFNDKALLITHEGVHTDTKPFKCTQCRESFYLKTQLVAHQSVHAPEKPFPCSQCDKSFNKEETLQAHIRVHNLQRMQAQTTYTP; from the coding sequence ATGGATTCCTTTGACCTTAAGGATGAGATCACTGAAGTCATTGTTGACCCTGATATGTATGAAGATGCATCAGGCTCCGAAATAGAATCGGATCAGGACGACGACCAGAATGGGGAAGACAACTACCATGAGGAAAACCAGCGTGACTCTTCACCTCCAACTCACGGCAGATCCCTGAGGAAACGCCAGCAGTACTTCTGCCCCGAGTGCGAGCGCTGTTTCAAAAACAACGCAGAGTTAGAAGGCCACCGCAAGATGCACCGAGGGGACTTTCAGTATCACTGTGATATATGCGATGAGAAGTTTAAGTACAAGTCTGAACTGATGGTGCACCAGAGGGAACATTCCAGCAAGTCCGAGGAGGACGTGGATTATGTAGTGCCGACCTTGAGTCCGCAGTCGAGCAGGAACTATGACAGGAGCCCAGAGCGGAAACGAAACTTCTGTTTGCCTGTGGGGGATAAGCCTCACAAGTGCAACTTCTGCGAGAAGAGGTTCAACGACAAGTCGATCCTGGAAGCCCATCAGAGGATCCATATTGGCAAGCTCACGTACCCCTGTACAAAATGCGACGAAAGCTTCTCCAAGGCTTCTCTGCTCGCCGCTCACTTCAACACCCATAAGGACGGCAAGCCCTTTGAGTGCGACCAGTGTGACAAAAAGTTTAACGACCATTCGCTCCTTGTTGCCCACAAGAGGACCCACACCGGAGAAAAACCGCAAAAATGTAACACTTGCAACAAGTGGTTCCCCAACTCGGCTAGTCTGGCGGCGCACGGCGAGTGCCGCTCCAAGCCAAAACCCTATCAGTGCAGGCACTGCGACAAAAGTTTTAACGACAAGGCTCTGCTGATCACCCACGAAGGCGTGCACACAGACACTAAGCCATTCAAGTGCACACAGTGCAGAGAGAGCTTTTACTTGAAGACGCAGCTGGTCGCCCACCAGTCGGTTCATGCCCCGGAAAAGCCCTTCCCTTGCAGCCAATGCGATAAGAGCTTCAACAAGGAAGAGACACTGCAAGCTCACATTCGCGTCCATAACCTGCAGCGGATGCAAGCACAGACCACATACACCCCATGA